The proteins below are encoded in one region of Candidatus Eisenbacteria bacterium:
- the lipA gene encoding lipoyl synthase, whose translation MAERPTPKPPWLKIRLGVKESYGAVRGALRSRGLCTVCEEARCPNHQECWNAGTATFLILGEICTRACAFCAVTSGRPAPPDAAEPERVAGAAAEMGLRFVVVTSVDRDDLPDRGAGHFAETVRWIRERIPGAEVEVLIPDFDGEEDLLRPVIEAGPLVIGHNTETVERLYPTVRFKHTYARSLGVLRTAVRIKRPRQVVKSGLMVGLGERDDEVEKLLRDLRDAGCEAVTIGQYLRPDRKHADVVRYVEPERFEAWRAYAESLGFLHAESGPLVRSSYRAEAIVGVLKESGRL comes from the coding sequence ATGGCTGAACGGCCGACCCCCAAACCTCCCTGGCTGAAAATCCGCCTCGGCGTGAAGGAATCCTACGGCGCGGTGCGCGGCGCCCTCCGGAGCCGCGGACTCTGCACGGTCTGCGAGGAGGCGCGCTGCCCGAACCACCAGGAGTGCTGGAACGCCGGGACCGCCACCTTCTTGATATTGGGGGAGATCTGCACGCGCGCCTGCGCCTTCTGCGCCGTGACCAGCGGGCGGCCGGCGCCTCCCGACGCGGCGGAGCCGGAGCGGGTCGCGGGCGCGGCCGCCGAGATGGGCCTCCGCTTCGTGGTCGTCACCTCGGTGGACCGGGACGACCTTCCGGACCGAGGGGCGGGACATTTCGCCGAGACGGTCCGGTGGATCCGGGAGAGGATTCCCGGCGCCGAGGTGGAGGTGCTGATCCCCGACTTCGACGGCGAGGAGGATCTCCTTCGCCCGGTGATCGAAGCGGGCCCGCTCGTGATCGGTCACAACACCGAAACGGTGGAGCGCCTCTACCCGACGGTCCGCTTCAAGCATACCTACGCGCGTTCCCTCGGCGTGCTCCGGACGGCGGTGCGCATCAAACGGCCGCGGCAGGTGGTGAAGTCCGGGCTCATGGTCGGCCTCGGCGAGAGGGACGACGAGGTGGAGAAGCTGCTCCGCGATCTGCGTGACGCCGGCTGCGAGGCGGTCACCATCGGCCAGTATCTCCGGCCGGATCGCAAACACGCCGACGTGGTCCGCTATGTGGAGCCGGAGCGCTTCGAGGCGTGGCGCGCCTACGCCGAATCGCTCGGCTTCCTGCACGCCGAATCCGGCCCGCTCGTGCGGAGCAGCTACCGCGCCGAAGCGATCGTGGGAGTGCTGAAAGAGAGCGGGCGCTTGTGA
- the lipB gene encoding lipoyl(octanoyl) transferase LipB has protein sequence MKDRRPLVVSRLGTVGFEEAWDLQREMVRRRKAGEIEDRLLLLEHRSVYTFGRRGDLGHVRIGEARRRELGIELVHTDRGGDVTWHGPGQLVGYPILDLAPDRKDVARYVRDLEEAILRTMADFGVAGERVKGLTGVWAGKEKVAAIGVRISRWVTSHGFAFNVCCDLDAYGHIVPCGISDRGVTTLSRLAGRPIAVDEAADRLTERFAEVFDRAAREETHHG, from the coding sequence GTGAAGGATCGGCGGCCCCTGGTCGTGAGCCGCCTCGGGACGGTCGGTTTCGAGGAGGCTTGGGACCTGCAGCGCGAGATGGTCCGCCGCCGGAAGGCGGGCGAGATCGAAGACCGGCTTCTCCTGCTGGAGCACCGATCGGTCTACACCTTCGGGCGGCGCGGCGACCTGGGTCATGTGAGGATCGGCGAGGCGCGGCGGCGAGAGTTGGGGATCGAGCTGGTCCACACCGACCGGGGCGGGGACGTCACCTGGCACGGGCCGGGGCAGCTGGTCGGCTATCCGATCCTCGATCTCGCGCCGGACCGGAAGGACGTGGCGCGCTACGTGCGCGACCTGGAGGAGGCGATCCTCCGGACGATGGCGGACTTCGGCGTCGCTGGCGAGAGGGTGAAGGGGCTCACCGGCGTTTGGGCCGGGAAGGAGAAGGTCGCCGCCATCGGCGTCCGCATCTCCCGCTGGGTCACGTCACACGGTTTCGCCTTCAACGTCTGCTGCGATCTGGACGCCTACGGCCACATCGTTCCCTGCGGCATCTCGGACCGCGGCGTCACCACCCTCTCCCGTCTCGCGGGCCGCCCGATCGCCGTCGACGAGGCGGCGGACCGCCTGACGGAGCGCTTCGCCGAGGTCTTCGACCGCGCCGCGCGCGAGGAAACGCATCATGGCTGA
- a CDS encoding 2-oxo acid dehydrogenase subunit E2, translating to MDVTLPELGEGVTEATLIKWLVKEGDRVEKDDPLFEISTDKVDAEIPSPAAGVMGKIVVAEGAEVKVGERVAALKTEGAEEAEGPAEAPQKGAGPAPAPPEKKPSEAPVAKKDAPPKPAEEVHASPLARNVAREHGVDLAAVSGTGRAGRITKEDVLARVGPSGESGAAAQPPKGDAPPAPAPPSKPEEASTPTPPSVSDEEGSRLVPMTKMRKLIAEHMVRSKQTSPHVTTVFEIDMTRVQSLRAKYKKIFEERHGARPTITAFVAHAAVPAILEFPVMNASVEGDAIRFHKSVNIGVAVALEDGLIVPVIRNAERMGLGDVARALADLSGRARAGRLKPEEVRGATFTVTNPGPYGALFCTPVINQPNAAILCMGGVKKRPVVTCEEAIAVHEMAYFSLTFDHRLIDGAVADRFMARFQERIENLPEEVMV from the coding sequence ATGGACGTGACGCTTCCGGAACTCGGCGAGGGAGTCACCGAGGCGACGCTGATCAAGTGGCTCGTGAAGGAGGGGGACCGTGTCGAAAAGGACGATCCTCTCTTCGAGATCTCCACGGACAAGGTGGACGCGGAGATCCCATCCCCCGCCGCCGGCGTGATGGGGAAGATCGTCGTCGCCGAAGGGGCGGAGGTGAAGGTGGGGGAGAGGGTGGCGGCCCTGAAGACGGAGGGGGCGGAGGAAGCGGAGGGGCCCGCGGAAGCGCCCCAAAAGGGGGCGGGGCCCGCGCCCGCGCCGCCGGAGAAGAAACCGTCCGAGGCGCCGGTCGCGAAGAAGGATGCCCCGCCGAAACCCGCCGAGGAGGTGCACGCCTCGCCTCTCGCGAGGAACGTCGCGCGCGAGCACGGGGTCGACCTCGCCGCCGTCTCCGGAACGGGGCGGGCCGGTCGGATCACCAAAGAGGACGTGCTCGCCCGGGTCGGGCCTTCCGGCGAGAGCGGGGCCGCCGCCCAGCCGCCGAAGGGGGATGCGCCGCCCGCACCCGCGCCTCCGTCGAAACCGGAGGAAGCGTCGACCCCCACACCACCCTCCGTTTCCGACGAAGAGGGCTCCCGCCTCGTTCCCATGACGAAGATGCGGAAGCTGATCGCCGAGCATATGGTTCGGAGCAAGCAGACGTCGCCGCATGTCACCACCGTGTTCGAGATCGACATGACCCGCGTGCAGAGCCTGCGGGCGAAATACAAGAAGATCTTCGAGGAGAGGCACGGCGCGCGGCCGACCATCACCGCCTTCGTGGCGCATGCGGCGGTGCCGGCGATTCTCGAGTTCCCGGTAATGAACGCCTCGGTGGAGGGGGACGCGATCCGCTTCCATAAATCGGTGAACATCGGCGTGGCGGTCGCCCTCGAGGACGGCCTGATCGTGCCGGTGATCCGGAACGCCGAACGAATGGGGCTGGGTGATGTCGCGCGCGCTCTGGCGGACCTGAGCGGCCGCGCCCGCGCCGGGCGGCTGAAGCCGGAAGAGGTGCGCGGCGCCACCTTCACCGTCACCAATCCGGGGCCCTACGGGGCGCTCTTCTGCACACCCGTCATCAACCAGCCGAACGCGGCGATCCTCTGCATGGGCGGCGTCAAGAAACGCCCGGTGGTGACCTGCGAGGAGGCGATCGCCGTCCACGAGATGGCGTACTTCTCGCTCACCTTCGATCACCGTCTGATCGACGGCGCCGTGGCGGACCGTTTCATGGCCCGCTTCCAAGAGCGCATCGAGAACCTCCCCGAGGAGGTCATGGTGTGA
- the lpdA gene encoding dihydrolipoyl dehydrogenase: MSQPYDIAIIGAGPGGYVAAIRAAQLGMRAVIVEKEESLGGTCLNWGCIPTKALLHAAEMVEGIGGMKPYGVSVKEHAFDWSALQRRKKAVVTKNTKGIEFLMKKNGVDVIRGAGRIASPGKIAVTPAGGEASEVEAKQIIVATGSRIASIRGADFDGKSVISSDDALMLEELPKSMVVLGGGAVGVEFASLFHGFGVKVTLVEMLPTLNPLGDAEVGAELGRALKKRGIDVRVGTKFASLSGGSEGPLDVVMEKEGGEKETVRAEKLLVAVGRRPVTEGIGLEEAGVKIERGFVSVGPRMETAVKGIYAIGDIVPTPALAHVASEEGVVAVEMIAGRDPKPIHYDRVPACVYTTPEVAWVGLTEEQAKEGGREIRIGRFPFSANSKASVAGAPAGFVKLIADAKYGEILGAHLIGHHVTEMVSGLAALMEAEGDIDGLARTIHPHPTLSEAIHEAALDAAGEGPIHI, from the coding sequence ATGAGCCAACCTTATGATATTGCGATAATTGGCGCCGGGCCTGGCGGGTATGTCGCCGCGATCCGGGCGGCGCAATTGGGCATGCGCGCCGTAATCGTCGAGAAGGAGGAGAGCCTCGGCGGGACCTGCCTCAACTGGGGTTGCATCCCCACCAAGGCGCTCCTCCACGCCGCGGAGATGGTCGAGGGGATCGGCGGGATGAAGCCCTACGGCGTGAGCGTGAAGGAGCACGCATTCGACTGGTCCGCGCTGCAACGCCGCAAGAAGGCGGTGGTGACCAAGAACACCAAGGGTATCGAGTTTCTGATGAAGAAGAACGGCGTCGACGTGATCCGCGGCGCCGGCCGTATCGCCTCACCGGGAAAGATCGCCGTCACGCCCGCCGGGGGCGAAGCGTCGGAGGTCGAGGCGAAGCAGATCATCGTCGCCACCGGCTCGCGGATCGCGTCGATCCGGGGGGCCGACTTCGACGGGAAAAGCGTGATCTCCAGCGACGACGCGCTCATGCTGGAAGAACTCCCGAAGTCGATGGTCGTCCTCGGCGGCGGCGCGGTGGGGGTCGAGTTCGCTTCGCTCTTCCATGGTTTCGGCGTGAAGGTCACTCTCGTGGAGATGCTCCCCACGCTGAACCCCCTCGGCGACGCCGAAGTGGGCGCCGAACTGGGCCGCGCCCTCAAGAAACGGGGCATCGACGTCCGCGTCGGCACCAAGTTCGCCTCCCTCTCCGGCGGCTCGGAAGGGCCCCTCGACGTGGTGATGGAGAAGGAGGGGGGCGAAAAGGAGACGGTCCGCGCCGAGAAACTCCTCGTCGCCGTCGGCCGCCGCCCGGTGACGGAAGGGATCGGCCTTGAAGAAGCCGGAGTGAAAATCGAGCGGGGATTCGTCTCCGTCGGCCCGCGGATGGAGACGGCCGTGAAGGGGATTTACGCCATCGGCGACATCGTTCCCACACCGGCTCTCGCCCACGTGGCGAGCGAGGAGGGTGTGGTCGCGGTGGAAATGATCGCCGGCCGCGACCCGAAACCGATCCATTACGACCGCGTCCCCGCCTGCGTCTACACGACGCCGGAGGTGGCGTGGGTGGGTCTCACCGAGGAGCAGGCGAAAGAGGGCGGCCGCGAGATCCGGATCGGGCGTTTCCCCTTCTCTGCGAACTCCAAGGCGTCCGTGGCGGGCGCGCCGGCCGGTTTCGTCAAGCTGATCGCGGACGCGAAGTACGGCGAGATTCTGGGGGCGCACCTCATCGGGCACCACGTGACGGAGATGGTGTCGGGGCTCGCGGCGCTCATGGAAGCGGAGGGGGACATCGACGGGCTCGCCCGGACGATCCACCCGCACCCGACGCTGAGCGAGGCGATTCACGAGGCGGCGCTGGACGCCGCGGGCGAGGGACCGATTCACATCTAA
- a CDS encoding TonB-dependent receptor, with protein MSIRAIARPAAWAPSGQWIARVLIASAALLAAAVSAYAEPSAQAAQAEQSTEPEPVYGPVDTIRVEGAPWTVETEALRLPYSSETRGVDAGTERLITLADVLEEAAGVRVRRYGGLGSYAVATIRGGSPGQVEVYLDGVPLNSAQWGATDLAELPIGDLARVEVYRSGAPARFGVAGVGGVVNLVTRPAGPARSLLSLSGGSYSTWKTSALRSGSYGGAGYLIAYHHMQSRGDFSFLYDPGTSVANTEDDTTMTRENNAFREHAVLFKAEAPPVRGWRLSMQDDWFLKRSGNPGHGNLLYEEASFDGLSHRASLSALSPRFAGGRLRADLTAHARRRRDRWRNPGAEPTLHLSDYEHRMEGEGARGMLTGYWTEARHVIRLGAEIGRESFMPVDSDPRIGEGFRRERRSLALAAEREIVLWGGRFVWLDAYRYRETRDNYHGTNPYHPDPSALEEPHWTAWHGPTFGATLRPARGLALRANRAAASRAPTLFELFGTSAQGSMSDVNPNPSLVPEESVTWETGIRMERRRGGTWNGSIDLTAYRATRDSLIYFVQNAQGNFTAKNLERSVAEGIEARFDADLLRALYLEGSFTVQDARHTGDVPHWNGKRLPYVSPRELFLRASARRGRVSFRYEYFWYDRYYTDRYNSEETRAGEKRLHNMGARLRLWKNRASLDIEVKNITNQTIADVYRYPMPGRSLYVTAEIDWTEGPL; from the coding sequence ATGTCGATTCGCGCCATCGCGCGCCCGGCGGCGTGGGCCCCGTCGGGACAGTGGATCGCCCGCGTCCTGATCGCGTCGGCCGCCCTTCTGGCCGCCGCGGTCTCCGCATACGCCGAGCCGTCCGCGCAAGCCGCCCAAGCCGAGCAATCCACCGAGCCGGAGCCGGTCTACGGACCGGTCGACACGATCCGCGTCGAGGGCGCCCCCTGGACCGTCGAGACGGAAGCGCTCCGCCTCCCCTACTCCTCCGAGACGCGCGGCGTCGACGCCGGGACGGAGCGCCTCATCACGCTTGCCGACGTGCTCGAGGAGGCGGCGGGAGTGCGGGTGCGGCGTTACGGCGGCCTCGGCTCCTACGCCGTCGCCACCATCCGCGGAGGCTCGCCCGGCCAGGTGGAGGTCTACCTCGACGGCGTCCCTCTGAACAGCGCCCAGTGGGGAGCGACGGATCTCGCCGAACTCCCCATCGGCGACCTCGCCCGCGTCGAGGTGTACCGGAGCGGCGCGCCGGCCCGCTTCGGCGTCGCGGGAGTCGGCGGCGTGGTGAACCTGGTCACACGCCCCGCCGGCCCGGCCCGCTCCCTTCTCTCCCTTTCGGGAGGCAGTTACTCCACATGGAAAACATCGGCGCTCCGCTCCGGCTCCTACGGCGGCGCCGGATACCTGATCGCCTATCACCACATGCAGAGCCGCGGCGACTTCTCCTTCCTCTACGACCCGGGCACGTCGGTCGCGAACACCGAGGACGACACGACGATGACCCGCGAGAACAACGCCTTCCGGGAGCACGCCGTCCTCTTCAAGGCGGAGGCGCCGCCGGTCCGCGGCTGGCGTCTGTCGATGCAGGACGATTGGTTTCTGAAGAGAAGCGGCAACCCCGGCCACGGCAACCTCCTCTACGAAGAGGCGAGCTTCGACGGCCTCTCCCACCGGGCGTCTCTTTCCGCCCTTTCCCCTCGTTTCGCCGGCGGGCGACTGCGTGCCGACCTCACCGCCCACGCCCGCCGGCGCCGCGACCGCTGGCGGAACCCGGGCGCGGAGCCGACGCTCCACCTCTCCGACTACGAACACCGCATGGAAGGCGAGGGGGCGAGGGGGATGCTCACCGGATACTGGACCGAGGCGCGGCACGTGATCCGCCTCGGCGCGGAGATCGGCCGGGAATCCTTCATGCCCGTAGATTCCGACCCGCGGATCGGCGAGGGATTCCGCCGGGAACGCCGATCCCTCGCCCTCGCCGCCGAGAGGGAGATCGTCCTTTGGGGAGGGCGTTTCGTCTGGCTCGACGCCTATCGCTATCGCGAGACGCGGGACAACTACCACGGGACCAACCCGTACCACCCGGACCCGTCGGCGCTCGAGGAACCCCATTGGACCGCCTGGCACGGTCCGACCTTCGGCGCGACGCTCCGGCCTGCGCGCGGCCTCGCGCTCCGGGCGAACCGCGCCGCCGCCTCCCGGGCGCCCACGCTCTTCGAGCTTTTCGGGACCAGCGCGCAGGGCTCGATGTCGGACGTGAACCCCAACCCCTCCCTCGTGCCGGAGGAGTCCGTCACCTGGGAGACGGGAATCCGCATGGAGAGACGGCGCGGCGGAACATGGAACGGGTCGATCGACCTCACCGCCTACCGCGCGACAAGGGATTCGCTCATCTATTTCGTCCAGAACGCGCAGGGGAACTTCACCGCCAAGAACCTGGAGCGTTCCGTCGCCGAGGGGATCGAGGCGCGCTTCGACGCGGACCTCCTGCGCGCCCTTTACTTGGAGGGGAGTTTCACCGTCCAGGACGCGCGGCACACCGGCGATGTGCCGCACTGGAACGGCAAGCGACTCCCCTACGTCTCGCCGCGCGAGCTGTTCCTGCGGGCATCGGCCCGGCGGGGACGCGTCTCCTTCCGGTACGAATATTTCTGGTACGACCGTTACTACACCGACCGATACAACTCGGAGGAGACGCGCGCCGGGGAGAAGCGACTGCACAACATGGGAGCGCGCCTTCGCCTCTGGAAGAACCGCGCCTCTCTCGATATCGAGGTCAAAAACATTACGAATCAAACGATCGCCGACGTGTACCGCTATCCCATGCCGGGGAGAAGCCTGTACGTGACGGCGGAGATCGATTGGACGGAGGGACCGCTCTAA
- a CDS encoding vitamin B12-dependent ribonucleotide reductase produces the protein MEAHRIPAGGAAVPEEQKGDADVFADESAARSHANGPARSGLSFRRVYTTPGVHPFDEVEWEKREASIINEKGELVFEKKDLEFPTFWSQLATNVTVSKYFHRTRPSPEGERSLKQLITRVAGTLAEWGWRAGYFATEEDRNIFHHELIYLLLHQNASFNSPVWFNVGIEEKPQCSACFINSVEDRMESILELAKTEGMLFKWGSGTGTNLSPIRSSKEVLSSGGSCSGPVSFMKGYDSFAGVIKSGGKTRRAAKMVILNIDHPDVTEFITCKAAEEKKAWILIDNGYDGSLDGEAYGSVFFQNSNNSVRVTDDFMRAVQEDRDWALRAVSNGEVMETHRARDLMRLIADSAHICGDPGIQFDTTINDWNTCPMSGRINASNPCSEFMFLDDSACNLASLNLMRYRREDGSFDVEHFFHSIDVLTTAQEIIVDAANYPTEAIRENAGRFRPLGLGYANLGALLMSNGLPYDSEQGRAYAAVITSLLTGRAYLQSSRVSDRMGPFEEYPKNREFMLRVIKKHGEAAKAISADHLPSALWEASEKVWQDAYRAGERHGFRNAQVTVLAPTGTIGFMMDCDTTGIEPDIALVKFKKLVGGGMMKIVNRTVPQALKALGYDGAHVAEILDYIDKNDMIEGAPGLKEKHLPVFDCAFKPRDGVRSIPYMGHLRMMGAVQPFISGAISKTVNMPSEAAVDDVFTTYLEAWKMGVKAVAIYRDGSKRTQPLSTEREKEKAKESYEPIRHRLPMERRAITHKMNIGGHEGYITVGLYEDGMPGEIFITMSKEGSVVSGLMDAFATSVSMALQYGVPMEVLCNKFSHMRFEPAGFTGNKEIPIAKSVLDYIFRWLTLKFFKDRPACADESELQTELFPPGAAPRTESAQSPPALPGAPEEDPMFREAWVIQGQADAPTCYECGSFMVRNGACYKCMNCGSTSGCS, from the coding sequence ATGGAGGCGCATAGGATTCCCGCGGGCGGGGCCGCCGTGCCGGAAGAACAGAAGGGGGACGCCGACGTGTTCGCGGATGAGAGCGCGGCGAGGAGCCACGCGAACGGACCTGCGCGGAGTGGGCTCTCCTTCCGGCGGGTCTACACGACCCCCGGCGTGCATCCTTTCGACGAGGTGGAGTGGGAGAAGAGGGAAGCGTCGATCATCAACGAGAAGGGGGAACTGGTCTTCGAAAAGAAGGACCTGGAGTTTCCCACCTTTTGGTCCCAGCTCGCCACGAACGTCACCGTGTCCAAGTATTTTCATAGAACACGGCCGTCCCCGGAGGGCGAGCGAAGCCTGAAGCAGCTGATCACCCGCGTCGCGGGAACCCTCGCCGAGTGGGGTTGGCGGGCCGGCTATTTCGCCACCGAGGAAGACCGGAACATCTTTCACCATGAACTGATTTATCTCCTTCTCCATCAGAACGCCTCCTTCAACAGCCCGGTTTGGTTCAACGTGGGGATCGAGGAGAAGCCCCAGTGCTCCGCCTGCTTCATCAACTCGGTGGAGGACCGGATGGAGTCGATCCTGGAGCTGGCCAAGACCGAGGGGATGCTCTTCAAGTGGGGCTCCGGGACGGGGACCAACCTGTCGCCGATCCGCTCCTCCAAGGAGGTCCTCTCCAGCGGCGGCAGCTGCTCCGGACCGGTCTCGTTCATGAAGGGGTACGACTCATTCGCCGGCGTGATCAAGTCGGGCGGCAAGACGCGCCGCGCCGCCAAGATGGTCATTCTCAATATCGACCACCCGGACGTGACGGAGTTCATCACCTGCAAGGCGGCGGAGGAGAAGAAGGCCTGGATCCTGATCGACAACGGCTACGACGGCTCGCTCGACGGCGAGGCTTACGGGTCGGTCTTTTTCCAGAACTCGAACAACAGCGTGCGGGTGACCGACGATTTCATGCGCGCCGTTCAGGAAGACCGCGACTGGGCGCTCCGGGCGGTTTCGAACGGCGAGGTGATGGAAACCCACCGCGCCCGAGACCTGATGCGGCTGATCGCCGATTCGGCCCACATCTGCGGCGACCCGGGCATCCAGTTCGACACCACGATCAACGACTGGAACACCTGCCCGATGAGCGGGCGGATCAACGCGTCGAATCCCTGCTCCGAGTTCATGTTCCTCGACGATTCGGCCTGCAATCTGGCGTCCCTCAACCTCATGCGTTATCGCCGTGAAGACGGCTCCTTCGACGTGGAACACTTCTTCCATTCCATCGATGTGTTGACCACCGCGCAGGAGATCATCGTCGACGCCGCGAATTATCCGACCGAAGCGATCCGCGAGAACGCCGGCCGCTTCCGGCCCCTCGGTCTCGGGTACGCCAACCTGGGCGCGCTCCTCATGTCGAACGGCCTCCCCTACGACTCGGAGCAGGGCCGCGCTTACGCGGCGGTGATTACCTCTCTCCTGACCGGACGGGCGTACCTGCAGTCCTCCCGCGTCTCCGACCGGATGGGTCCCTTCGAGGAGTATCCGAAGAACCGGGAGTTCATGCTTCGGGTGATCAAGAAGCACGGGGAGGCGGCGAAGGCGATCTCCGCCGACCACCTGCCGAGCGCTCTCTGGGAGGCTTCCGAGAAGGTGTGGCAGGACGCGTACCGCGCCGGCGAGCGCCACGGTTTCCGGAACGCGCAGGTCACCGTGCTCGCCCCGACCGGCACGATCGGTTTCATGATGGACTGCGACACCACAGGCATCGAGCCGGACATCGCGCTGGTGAAGTTCAAGAAGCTGGTCGGCGGCGGCATGATGAAAATCGTGAACCGGACGGTGCCGCAGGCGCTCAAGGCGCTCGGCTACGACGGCGCGCACGTCGCCGAAATTCTGGATTACATCGATAAAAACGACATGATCGAGGGGGCGCCGGGCCTCAAAGAGAAGCATCTACCGGTGTTCGATTGCGCGTTCAAACCTCGTGACGGCGTCCGCTCGATTCCCTACATGGGCCACCTGCGGATGATGGGCGCGGTGCAGCCCTTCATCTCCGGGGCGATCTCCAAGACGGTCAACATGCCGAGCGAGGCGGCCGTCGACGACGTCTTCACCACTTACCTCGAGGCGTGGAAGATGGGCGTGAAGGCGGTGGCGATCTACCGGGACGGATCGAAGAGGACCCAGCCGCTCAGCACCGAAAGGGAGAAGGAGAAGGCGAAGGAGAGCTACGAGCCGATCCGGCATCGACTCCCCATGGAGCGGCGCGCCATCACGCACAAGATGAACATCGGCGGCCACGAGGGATACATCACCGTCGGTCTCTATGAAGACGGCATGCCCGGCGAGATCTTCATCACCATGTCCAAGGAAGGCTCGGTGGTCTCGGGGCTGATGGACGCCTTCGCCACGAGCGTTTCCATGGCGTTGCAGTACGGCGTCCCCATGGAGGTTCTCTGCAATAAATTCAGCCACATGCGTTTCGAGCCGGCCGGCTTCACCGGGAACAAAGAGATCCCGATCGCCAAGTCGGTGCTCGATTACATCTTCCGTTGGTTGACCCTCAAGTTTTTCAAGGATCGTCCGGCGTGCGCCGACGAGAGCGAGCTGCAGACCGAGCTTTTCCCGCCGGGCGCGGCGCCCCGGACCGAGTCGGCCCAGTCCCCGCCCGCCCTTCCGGGCGCTCCGGAAGAAGACCCGATGTTCCGAGAGGCGTGGGTGATCCAGGGGCAGGCGGACGCGCCGACCTGCTATGAGTGCGGCTCTTTCATGGTCCGAAACGGCGCCTGCTACAAGTGCATGAACTGCGGGTCCACGTCGGGGTGTTCTTGA
- a CDS encoding tetratricopeptide repeat protein — translation MDRSREETMVREGPERVDRCLLPDDDVEGIASALKESEREGLEREGDARESVSPSAEEGARTTSPPASQPSPAAAPPPGPGAEEAAPAGALYRVRFAEPIRFRENRRERFRRRALVLIVCVVGLAVGWGIGWRLWQGPLGDMLLPEIDDEGFAIRVSSARPAPAAPALVGPPLPDEALPAEGAPVVEEAVAPGPSSEGPAGSIDRTPPAAVEAAEITVREPAAPAPKRSTAETPAAPRPLGERRVRSAARISEAGEAERNRSIRDLAGSIERSRRGDTAGAIEDAMRAFREDPTSARAANQIASLSLRLGRWKDAERWSRSAIAADRDHVGARTNLGAALVETGRAQEAVRIYQGAVRRDRRDWRAWAGLAAALEETGRAADAVEAYIRAVKLAPDRPELHYNSALAFDAAGRAEEAAASFRVYLEIAAGADPSREGLVRLWLSDHGF, via the coding sequence GTGGACCGGAGCCGCGAGGAGACCATGGTTCGGGAGGGGCCGGAGCGGGTGGATCGTTGCCTCCTACCCGACGACGACGTAGAGGGGATCGCTTCGGCTCTCAAGGAGAGCGAGCGGGAAGGATTGGAGCGGGAAGGGGACGCGAGGGAGTCGGTTTCCCCGTCGGCCGAGGAGGGCGCCCGGACGACGAGTCCGCCGGCCTCACAGCCTTCTCCCGCGGCCGCGCCGCCGCCCGGACCGGGGGCGGAGGAAGCCGCGCCGGCCGGCGCTCTCTACCGGGTTCGCTTCGCGGAGCCGATCCGGTTTCGGGAGAACCGGCGGGAACGGTTCCGGCGGCGCGCGCTGGTGTTGATCGTGTGCGTCGTCGGCCTCGCCGTCGGATGGGGGATCGGTTGGCGACTCTGGCAGGGTCCCTTGGGCGACATGCTCCTTCCGGAGATCGACGACGAGGGGTTCGCGATCCGCGTTTCCTCCGCACGCCCGGCGCCCGCTGCGCCCGCGCTCGTCGGCCCGCCTCTTCCGGATGAGGCGCTCCCCGCGGAGGGCGCGCCGGTCGTGGAAGAAGCGGTCGCACCGGGACCTTCCTCCGAGGGGCCCGCCGGGAGCATCGACCGGACGCCACCGGCCGCCGTCGAAGCGGCCGAAATCACCGTTCGGGAGCCGGCCGCTCCCGCGCCGAAGCGGTCGACCGCGGAAACCCCCGCCGCTCCGCGGCCGCTGGGAGAGAGGCGGGTCAGGAGCGCCGCGCGGATTTCCGAGGCGGGCGAGGCGGAGAGGAATCGATCGATACGCGATCTCGCCGGCTCCATCGAACGTTCCCGCCGGGGCGATACCGCCGGCGCGATCGAGGACGCGATGCGCGCATTCCGGGAGGACCCGACGTCGGCGCGGGCGGCGAACCAGATCGCTTCCCTCTCGCTTCGCCTCGGCAGGTGGAAAGACGCGGAGCGCTGGAGCCGTTCGGCGATAGCCGCGGATCGCGACCATGTCGGCGCCCGAACCAACTTGGGCGCCGCGTTGGTCGAGACGGGACGCGCGCAGGAGGCGGTGAGGATCTACCAAGGGGCGGTGCGCCGAGATCGGCGTGACTGGCGCGCTTGGGCCGGCCTCGCCGCCGCGCTGGAGGAGACGGGTCGCGCCGCGGACGCGGTCGAGGCCTACATTCGCGCGGTGAAACTCGCGCCGGACAGACCCGAGTTGCACTACAACAGTGCGCTTGCGTTCGACGCGGCCGGCCGCGCCGAAGAGGCGGCCGCGTCGTTCCGCGTCTATCTGGAAATCGCCGCCGGCGCCGACCCCTCCCGGGAGGGGCTGGTCCGCCTCTGGCTCTCCGATCACGGTTTCTGA